The following DNA comes from Harpia harpyja isolate bHarHar1 chromosome 20, bHarHar1 primary haplotype, whole genome shotgun sequence.
agcgcaggcttcccacggggtcacagcctccttccgGCATccactgctccggcgtggggtcctccccgggctgcaggtggagatctgctccaccgtggacctccctgggctgcagggggacagcctgcctcaccatggtcttccccaggggctgcagggggatctctgctctggtgcctgaagcatctcctccccctccttcactgacctgggggtctgcagagttgtttctcttacgtgtactcactcctctctctggctgcagttgccgTTGCGCAGGGTCTTTTttgccccttcttaaatctgttatcccagaggcgctaccaccgtcgctgatgggctcggccttggccagtggcaggtccgtcttagagacGGCTGGCATTGGATGTCGgacgtaggggaagcttctagcagcttctcacagaagccacccttgtagccccccagctaccaaaaccttgccatgcaaacccaatgaAATAAGGATTTAATGAGTTATTAACATATGCGATTCTGTCTTGCTATTTAGATAAATAACAGAGATTTGACCTTCTGGAAGGAACTGGTGTTAAAGTGCCTTACAGAATATTCCTCGAGCAAGTGTTCCAAACCAAATGTCCAGAAATTAAAATGGATTGTGTCTGGACGTACAGCACGGCAGCTTAAACATAGCTACTACAGAATAACACATCTTCCTACAATTCCAGAGACCAGCTCGTAATAGGTAACTCCTTGAAAAATCAACTTCTGATAATGTAGAAGTAATTAGCTGTTAACTACCTCAAAGTTTCTTATTCTGTATAGGTAACCTCTTGAAGACATGTAACATAAACATAGTAGGCCTGTCATAGAGGCTGGTCTATTCTCGTGTTCATGCTTGAGCCAGTGCTGTACCTAAGGAAGTGGCAACCTAATATATGAATGTTGGAGAAAGTGGATCTTCTGGTGTGCTGTGGGAGCAGATATGTGTTCTACAGACATGGGGACCTCATTCAAACTAAAATGTGAAGTAAAACTGGcaaaaagtcagagaaaaaacTTGGCTTGCTCCTATCCTAAAAAGAATTGGCTAAGAGAAAACAGTTGCCTATTAGAATGAGTTTCTTGTAATCGTTCACTTAAACCAGTTAAAAGGAAGACAACTTTATACAAGTAAAACTGTATAACTGTCTGTTTAGTAAAGTCTAAAAACTGTAATTCAGTTATTCATATTACTGTTGTTTTACTCTAGAAATTGTGAACTACTTCCTTATCTAGACTTTAAGGCCAAAAGCTACATATTTTCTGTAACAGCTGTCTTGCTGTTGTCTTGCTATATTAAAGTCTGATGCTTTGTTTGGCTCTTGTAGAAAGCCCTTCAGttgactgttatttttatttttgttttacaggagTACAATAAAATGAGGAGAGAACCATCCTGTGACCTTGTTAACAGACACATGAATATCTGAGAAACCAAGTCTGAAACATGATCTTAATAATGAAGAACTCAACTCATGGAAAGAATATGTAACATTTCAGACTAAAGATCATTCCAGCAAATATGTTCTTTGAATATTGTTGTAGTCATCATGAAGTGTCAGTTTTCAGTCTTATTTGTTAGACTGTTTACTGTTCAGTGAAATACCACAATACTGATACAAGGAATTTTAACACCTTATAGTTTATAGAGCAGCTTGTATAGTCTAACCTTGGTTTACTGTAATTGCAGATGaattatataattaatttttaaaaaatggtttactTTCCAAAGATTACGTGACACTAGGAAAACATCATGTGCAGTAGCACAGTGCTCCAGTGTCTCAATCAAACTAAAGACTAATCCTGCTCAATACTGATGACAATAGCAAATGTCTGTCAGTCCACCTGACGGGCTGTTTGGGTAGTGTCACATGTCTGCATGTTCCTGCTGGGCAGGGCACTGGCCTTCTaccacagaaacattaaaaagtagGCGATGTGATACCCACTGAACATGTCAAGTCGCTAGAgcaggaggaaagagaaaccttATTTCATTGCCTTATAAAAGGTAGGCAGCAACTTCAGTATTTTGTAGGAGGTGTAGTTTACGAGATTTACAAATTATAGAGTGAAAAAACCTCATGATACCTAATAAGGGCTGAGGGAAAGTACTGGGTCACCTGCCCCAAATCTGACATCAGTCTTGCAAAGTTTCACTGTACAAGAGGTAAATGTTGATTATGAACAGGTGCATTTTTACAGGCACAGTAGGAGCTGGGCTAATGTCCCATCTTGGCCTGTATGTAGGAGCAATCTAGTTGAGAAACACTGAAGAGTGCTTCAACTCTGATCTCTTTAATGCTAAGCTTTGTAAAATACaactgttttttctgaagaccaGATCAGTACTTGAGGCATATCATGCTTCTGGTGCTAACAAGGAAGTGAATAATAAGTATGTGTTACTGTATGTAAGCTGAATAGAGGTGTTGGGGGGGAATGTTGCTAATGACCTCTTCAATTCTGCGTCACTGTGGAGCAGAGGTGGTTAGCAATAGGCTGTTAATAACTGATTGCCATATGAACCTACTCAGTGGAGAAGAAGAGATCAGAATGTTCTGAATATAGTGTGGGCTTAGATGTTAGCCAACCAACCCATTCCCCTTTAGGGTAATAGCTGAGGGGGAAACCACTCTTTGCATATCTCAAACTAGCTAAACCTTTCACAGAAGACTTTGTACCAAAGCTCTATACGGGACAAATCAAGCCTTTTCATGAACTCATGGGAATGATTACACCGCAAAACGTGTAATTGGGTTTTGCATCTGCCAGTGCTATCTGCATTGTGCTGGCCTGTGAAAAGCATACAAATGATTTGGACAAAGGTGTGGTCAGCCTACTGGGAGAGATGGAGAAGATTTAATGTGCAATTCTAGTTGTCATGTCTCAATATTAAGATATGTACCTTTCAATTAAACATTGAAATGTGCTTAACTGAGTAACTTTTTTCCCGTTTGTTATGAAACATCTTAGTAGGAAGCCTATCAAAGTGACTTATATCAGAACAGTACCTGGAAAACTTCCAGGCAGGAGGTGAGAGATTATAGagattttttcaatatttttttttttttcttaagaggtTGAGGCTGCATGGGAAAGACTAGAGAGCCAACAGGAAACCAACACAAGGTGCttgattaaaattatttcaacttTACCCACTATTACTCTAAATCCTTTGAGATGCAAAAGTGTCAAGATTGAAAAGGCTGACTTAAGTAGCTTAGACTGTTCAAATTTGACTTCAACCCTCTTCCATTATTTAACAGTACATATCACCTGTTTCTATACATTGCAGTAAATACATGGATTATGCTTGTTTAAGAAAATCTGCCACTCAGATTTCTAATCCCAAAATTTGAGATTTTGCACTAAACTGAGCATCCTAGTTTGACTAGGTATAAGTTTAACTATACATTTCAATGCTGTGGCATCACTCTGAGCTGATCTTGAACCAGATGCATGAAAAAAGGCCAGCAGGCTGTCCTCCACTCATTTACATAGCAGAGTCAGCACTCTGAATAAGTGCGGAGGATTATTTCCTATAGAGTGGGTTGCTCTCAATACTATATCACATACCCCAATTTATGCACCTGTCAAATAGTTGTTACTGTCTAAGAAGCAAGGGGTTGAATCCCAGTGAGACTGTTGTGAGATGGAACACAGACCACCATTTGTTGAAATACAGACTAAGAACTGAATAGATACTAATTAAGGAAAGTCATGGCAtcaatatctttttattttcatctagaTTCTTCAAAAATTGGAGGTCTGTAACTTAGAGTACACGATAGAAGTAGCTAACCAAGTAGTTCAGACCTTTCCTCTTAAAATAATTCAGGGCCGTGATCCTTCACATCGTTGGACTTAGCTGTAGGATGACTCTCGTGCTACTTCATAAAGCAGAAAGTATGGGAATAAAGTTTAGCTTTGAAAGTCCATATAGTAAATATAAATTCATGCACCAAAGTGTCAGATGCCATTCTAAACTTCTGCTATAAGCAAAAGACATACAAAACTGTCCTGTGCAAACCAACTGCTGTAACAAAAAATACTTTCACTGGATAGTACTTCAGCATTTTGATGCAACATtaactgttttctgtcttccctCTGTCTTCAGTTACTTTTGCAGCAGTCTCATTCATTTCTTAACTATACCATCCACCTTCTAGGATCACGGTAAAGACACAAACTTCATAGCTATAAATCAGCATTTGATACCACACTACTTTCTTTTGTATAGTAAGGCAAGTTCTCTAAAACCCAAGCGCAGTGTATGGACTTACTTTACATTCTGTAAAGATGACGTGGGTAGGAAGAGCACACTTGATTATTTCAGGAGTATTACTGCTTGCTTGCACAACAAGAAAGCAGTGGCTATAATTACAGTGAAAGCATTCTTCCTCAACTATTGCTTTATTCTTGCCATATGTTAACTGAAATAAGGATACAATTTTAGAAATAAGGTTTGGCAGTTTGATGGACAGCTGCTGGCAATTTATCTCCAGTGAGACTTCTGCTTAGGACTTAAGTCTAGGCAGTAGTTTCAGTGTTCAGAATACAATAGGATTTGGCAATCGTGTTTTCTTACTGTTAGTCTGTTTGACACAGGCTTCATCCTGTATAATGCTGTGGTTGGAGTGCTTCTCAGCTGCATCCTTAACAAGGAATAGAAAATTCCTGATACATAATTAGCACATGCAAAATATTATATCATGCAATAGCTAAGTTTAAAATGTGGCTATTAAATTGAAAACTGTATCTACAAAAATCCACAGCTTCGCAGATGCACTATCAACAACTTGTGCTATATGTTGGTAATGAATAGATGCAACATACCATTTCCTACTTACGGACTTCCTATTCCTTTCAAAAGTCATTATATTCTCTTACTTTCAAAATCTTAAATATGTATACTGAAAGGCTGTATTACATTAAcacataaaattatttatatgcaGACTTTCACCTGACCTTTCAGTTTTCTAGTATGGTTTACCTGGTAGCAAGCATTAATCATTAGTGCTATATTTGACAGCACAGTGGATTGCAAAACCTTATTTGAGGCAAGATGcagtagtttctttttttaaatcacttttttagAAGGATATGTATGAGCTCTCAGAGGGCTGCTACAGAGGGAAATTGTAACTGTAGCCATCCTAATATCCTTCCTGTTACAAgttaagagaaaatattaaatatcttGCTTATAACATCTGTTCTTCAACGGTGAATAAGATGCTCGTGCATAAAGACAGGTGGTACATTTGTAACTGACTAGTTTACTATGGTGTTTCTAAAAAAACCGAAACAAACCCAACATTCTGCTTGAAGATGTTAGTTTTTTGTGTACACCTTTCTCTATAGTTTGTCCCTTAGTATTAGAAAGTTACTGCAGCTTATAAATCAGCTGGTAACACTTTGTCTTCATTCTACTGGAAGAGATCTTCTTTCTCTTCACTGAAGTAATTATTTGATGACAATCCGTTGAAGAGATCACTGAAGTCTTCACCAGTTACATGATTCCAGACTTGGAGTATAATGTGCAATTCCTCTCAAGGAACACATATAAAAACAGTTTACTTTTCAAGACTAGAAAAGTCTGGTCCTCCTTTGCTGTAGTTTCCAGAAATTTCTGCCCCGCTGAAGTCAAATCCAGGGTTCTGATGGAGGTAAGAGAAAAGTTTAATAGATAGATTATTcgtaataaaaatgtttaaaaacaaacaaacaataaacgAAAAGTCCGAAACTCTTTCTGTTAATATTCTGCCAATGTAACAAGGAAGTGTAATGTTCAACTTGTCATCCATTTGTCATGGCACTGGAATTCTTGGAAAATGCATCAACAAATAACCCTTGAATTGTCATAGTTTGGTTGCCTACTGCTGAAGTGATTTTGTAATGCTGTTCTCAATTTGGCAAGCAGTTAGATCTCCCACTAAAGAAATAATAAGGAAAGTTTAAGAACGATTTCCGGCTTCTGGTGTCCCTTGAAATCACTATTTGAACATATAAGTACCTGCCATGCTAGATAACAAGTTTCATAAAAATGATGTTCTTTGTTGCAGTATGTAGTGTGCTGATTCAGCTGTTAAGTTGTAATTCTACAACTCTGCAGACATGCATAGAAATAGTTGTGTGCTAAAGGTGTACCAAAACAATTTAAGCAACTTTATTAAAAGggcaaggaaaatattttccagccaACTACTCTACATCATCTGATATTATAAACAAAACATATTCAACAGAACTTGATGTTAGAATTTTGTTGTAAATATGGGTATGTCATAATTCCAAATAATAACAGAAATTGTGTGTAGCCTAATTTAAGTGAAAAGTTGTTAGTAAAATGCAACAAACCCTAAAACAGCAATACCCCCCACAACTCATCTTAAATTTTTACAAAACCTTCAGACAGACTACAGACAGAATAACCTTTTGAAAGTACACTGATAAAGCCTCATAAGCGTTCTCTATATATTGAACTACAGCATATGTTTCCATGGCACTGGACAGCAGAACAATTTTGCTCAGCTTTCATGGCCATAACCTCTGTGCGCAAACACCAAATATGAGGAATAATTATGGTCCTTTAACTTGCCTCTCTTTGGAATCGCTCCAGTGTAAGTTTCCTCTGCATCTGGTCCTGCACCCAAGGATCAGCAGCATATTCATCTTCTAACAGAGACGTCCAACAATTTCCAGCATCTCGATTTGTCTTCATTAGAACAATTCGTATCAGCTTCCTGTCTTCTGTTGAATGAAAACAGACACATAAAACAACCATTAAACTCAGTCCTATCTGctagtctttttttgttgttttggtgaaTTCACCCTTAACAAGCATTTTTTTGGCAAAGTAATTTAAATTCTTAATGCCAGTGCCAACAGGGTTATtgataaataaacaaacattaacAAAAAGAAGGGCTGAAGCAAAGATAGCCTATACAGCCACCTCTCCCCTTTCTGGCCTGTAAAATGCTGAAGCTGTTTTCAGGTATTAAAACACAGTTCGTAAGTACTTCTACTACAAACATAAACTAACCTTTTAGAGAGGTTCACAACAGAGAAAAGGTTTAATCTATTAATATATGCATCTCAGCTAAGGCAGTAATGAAGGATTTGAGGTAAGGCTTTACAGAGAGTTATTACCAACAAAAGCCAGCATTAAGTTTTAGCAACGTATGGAGGTATAATCAATTTATTTAAACACAGACAGTATGCCTATAGACAATATATTGGAAGTACATTTCAAAGTTAATATGTAGGATTTTTAGTTCTATTTAATTGAATAAATACAGCATCATAAAGTGCATTTTGAAGATTATTCGCATACTGGAAAAGAGTAGGCTTCACTTCACAATGTTTGTTTACACTTCTAGTTTTCATGTTTAAGTTACTAAATTATTAATCaatatttagaataaatattgaatggaaaataaaatccatcataGGAAAACATTAAGTGAGAGGCACTGTCCACAAATATGATTGCCAAAACCCAAAATATTCTCAACACTTTACAATATTTATGATGTAATGATCAGAGAAGCTTTTTTTTGCTCATTATCTGTAGGTATCTCAGTGTGATTTTTAGATTGACTTTTGATTCTCTTGGACTGTAGGTTTTGTCACACATCCCAAAAACATAATGTTATGACGTCACCTATCCCCCCCCAAATAATGcataagaggagaaaaaacaagaaaagcaacaaTATGGCACAGACCGCGTAACTGTACCATAACTGTCTAGCTTTAACAAGGGTGTGCAAAAAACTTCTCGCTACACGGAAGTGTTTGTGATCCATTGACTACTACCTTCCAAGACACAGCATTTTTTCCGTTAACTTTAATCTCTAGGGCTTTTGTACTACCTCAGTTCCTTAATCTGGCAATAATGATTGTCTTTTTTACAAAGCTACGTACAGGGAAGCAAGTAATCCTTCCCATTAAAAGAAGGAGGTAAACTCTTCTGCAGCATACTTTGAGATGTTCTACTGCCCTCATAATGTCATTTCAGATGTAGGTTATTACCTAACGTCCATGTTCCTTCATCAGTTATTGTGGAGTCAAAAAGTTTACCCTGCAAAAGACATGTACAATATTACAAACCAGGAAAACCTGTTCAGTATCCAGTTCATATTGACTTGTGAAGTTTTACTCCCAACTTACTGTCttgttttctactgaaaatgAATAGGGTGATCTGGCCCTCCAAGTACAGACTTCCACATAGACtatcaaagaattattttttgtaacacaacttactttttttttttaaatgaagcatttaatacagtaaaaatacCTGTCTCTGTTTCACTACATCAATTCACTGAAAGGGTTTGTGTTTCTCAGAGGGTAATACCATTTTTAAC
Coding sequences within:
- the NUDCD2 gene encoding nudC domain-containing protein 2 isoform X2, which codes for MSAPFEERSGVVPCGTPWGRWYQTLEEVFIEVRVPPGTRAKDVRCSLQSRHIALSVRGQEGKLFDSTITDEGTWTLEDRKLIRIVLMKTNRDAGNCWTSLLEDEYAADPWVQDQMQRKLTLERFQRENPGFDFSGAEISGNYSKGGPDFSSLEK
- the NUDCD2 gene encoding nudC domain-containing protein 2 isoform X1, with the translated sequence MSAPFEERSGVVPCGTPWGRWYQTLEEVFIEVRVPPGTRAKDVRCSLQSRHIALSVRGQEVLQGKLFDSTITDEGTWTLEDRKLIRIVLMKTNRDAGNCWTSLLEDEYAADPWVQDQMQRKLTLERFQRENPGFDFSGAEISGNYSKGGPDFSSLEK